Genomic segment of Hydra vulgaris chromosome 11, alternate assembly HydraT2T_AEP:
TGGCTTAATTCAAATGcaagtatataattttaattgaatcaaTTCGACTTTGTTATGTTTGTGATAAGAAAATTTCCTCTCCGTTGTAGTTATCTTATGGAGTTAGAAAAAAAcgtattttgcatttttgtggttgtgcaaattttatttattcttattttaaattttaagtatataaattgaTAAAGACATTGATAAACATTTgagaaagaaaactttttttatccaaCTTAAAAATCACCAGTCTCGTGCTTTATCATAAATTAGACTGCAAAAGTTTacgatttttataaaacaatttcatttctATGCTTGAATAACCAATACTcatatacagaaaaaaataagtCCATAATTTGTCCCCAAATTCATCTTCCGCCGGCTTTCGTTTTCTTTTCTCcttttacaactttttgttCCGTGAATAAGACGTGCTTGTTCactgaaaaaaattactaaaattatcagtgaaatgaataataataataacaataacaattattagtACATGgaaatatattcataatatcTTTGTGTGTGAATAAACTAACAAAAAGATTCAGAGAGAATAAACTAACaaaaagattcaaattaaaaaaaaattactgtaggGAAAAGATAACCATTGTCAAATGTTGTGTtgcgaacaaaaaaaaatctttattatttatactacaataaatctaaaataactttattcctCATTGTAgatgaaaaaaattgcaaaccaTTTAGCATAGAAATAACTAACCACACTGCTAGAAATATTGACTACGTTAGcaattatatactttaaatcTCTCCCGGTAAATAGATTTACGTAGTTGGCAACCGcaacataaatcttttaaacaaagtttactttaatttacatttaagataaaaaaattcgtaATATTCTAAGATAAGACATGCCAATAATACTATCTGGACGAGAAGTTGTTTAAAGTCAACTGTCTCAAACAGCCAAACAGACTACTACATATTGACTCAGACATCTAAACAAGTTTCAGAAGAGGTCAGGTTCAAGTTCCAAACAAAGCACCCGACATCGCTAATGGTTTTTTGTTTCATCAGGTGGTAAAAAAAATGACTCTAGTTTTTATCAAATCCTGAACACACATGTCAAGCACTGGATCAAGTCACTGTCACAACATGTCAAGCACTGGATCAAGTCACTGTCACAACATGTCAAGCACTGGATCAAGTCACTGTCACAACATGTCAAGCACTGGATCAAGTCACTGTCACAACTTGAAGAAGATACAATATTGGCTGAAATAAACATTCTGATTTCTGACCCAAGGACATCTGGCCCCCTAGCTTGTTAGACAAAAATCCACTCGACTAATCTATATGGGCATATGTTGAGTTATAGGCCTGTCCAAAAATCTATTAAAGTATTGAAGCTCTCAAAGCCTCCATCAAGAAGTGCTAGGGCCAAATGCCTACCAACTTCATGCTGAACACATGCAAGAGCTTCTGGTTCAGGCTTCATAATTGAGGCCGAAGGGTCCCATATCAAGTAAAATGTTgccaaaacttaaaaaaagaatcaaataaaTTGGTTAATTATTgcttgttttatttcaaaataattaaaactagtCTGGAATGTAGTGCCACATACtgtctaaattaaaattgtgaTTTATACTCCTCTTGCTAATTGCTACATGGAGGCTGCATCCGCATACCCGTAGAAGACAAGTTTAGCCCATTAAAGAGCATTATAACCTGCTACAATGGATTATTATATAAGTgagtttaaaaagaacaaaaaaatactaaacaaaagttaaaagtaattcagttataaaaagaTAGCATAGACAGTTAAATCTAGCAAAATCGTTAAATTGAGTTAAATCGAGACAGTTAAATTGAGTTAAATCGTGGTGGTTAAATTGAGTTAAATTAAGACAGTTAAATTGAGTTGAATCGAGACAGTTAAATTGAGTTAGCAAAGACATGTGGACAGACCAATCCTTTAAAGGACACAAATACTAAGaaatttttctgaataaaaagtttcagaATATGTTTTTTCCACAGAAGATGGTTGGTATTCAAATTAACGGGTCCGccatctaactttttttttttcaactagtGCTTATTTCGTGAATGGTAACACTTAGCTCATGTCTGATTTGACAGATAATTAGTTTTATCCTTCCGCTGAACGAATATGGTTGTGTATACGCTTGAACAACGCTGGGAAATATTGCAACATTACTTTGAAAATCATGGTAATGTTGCAGAATGTGTGCGAAAATTGCGTACGGATTTTGGAAGAAGAGAAGCACCGTCAGTTCCGTATGTTCGTTATCTTGTGAAAAAAGTGAAAGAAACTGGCATCCTCATCGATAAACCAAAGCATGAAAAGCCAAAAACAGTGTGTATACCCGAGAATATTGCTGCTGTGGCAGAAAGTGTGCCTGAAGCGCCATCAACATCAATTCACCGTCGTTCTCAACAATTGAACATTTCGGAGACATCATTGAGACGAATTTTGCATAAAGACCTTGGTATGACGCCATACAAAGTCCAATTGGTTCAGGAGTTGAAGCCAACTGACCATCCAATGCGTTTTCGCTTCGCTAAGTGGGCCTGCGATCAACCTACAGAAGATGCCGATTTTGccaaaaaaatcatcttttcaGATGAAGCTCATTTTGATCTTGGCGGGTATGTAAACAAGCAAAATTGTCGCATTTGAGGCACAGAAAACTCGCACGCATACATTGAAAAGCCGATGCACCCAAAACGAGTCACTGTTTGGTGCGGATTTTGGTCCAATCAGCTCTAGAAACCTGTTAGTAAAGAAAGATAAAATAATCAGCTCTAGAATCTTATTGCTAAAGAAAGATGAAACAATTCACTCTAGAACCTTATAGAAAATATTGAATGTAGCTCAAaagcaatttcaattttttcataaaaaaaaacttttcacaaAGATTGATTCACATGCTTTTGGTGTTGCACCATTAGCTTTATCATCTGGGAAGATCTATTGATCTTCTTCAGATGACAAATTGAGAAATCAAACTCATTGGCAATACAATCTTGAGTTAAATATCGGATTAGTTTGTTTCAATACAacctcaaacaaaaaatattggataagttttcaacaaggctgcaagcaaccactaattaaagttggaagttactggaagagaaaagatcaagattgtagagcaagataacgattgacagacaacttaaaagattgcaaattatatgaatcgggaaagcaagataaaggaagcgaattccaaagaactggtgcacgaggaaaaaaactagacgaataagagtttttggagcacttaggaatagtcacagaaaaaggatgagacttaattgaatgacgagtaacacgagaatgaattttagtagatggcacaagagacgctagctcttaagagcagtgcccattatagtatttgtagaaaagagaaagagaagcaacattatgacgatgtaATAacggttggaggttggctgctagagcaggtccaactatgtttacaatccgtttttgcaccttgtctaaaagagaaagggcatcattagaagatctgccccagatatggcaacagtattccatacaaggccggatttgagatttatagatatagagatagatatagagaatagaatccggagtaagaaagtgtcgagctcgataaagagattcAACCTTagaagatgctaattttgcaacggatttgatatatggttttcaagaaagatcggaagtaagagttaatcctagaagatgaagggtagatgactcatcgagtacattactgttcatatatataggaagatctaaattaatgcaataacgattggctgaaaaaaattgggtttttatctgaattaaagtttgt
This window contains:
- the LOC136086936 gene encoding uncharacterized protein LOC136086936, which encodes MVVYTLEQRWEILQHYFENHGNVAECVRKLRTDFGRREAPSVPYVRYLVKKVKETGILIDKPKHEKPKTVCIPENIAAVAESVPEAPSTSIHRRSQQLNISETSLRRILHKDLGMTPYKVQLVQELKPTDHPMRFRFAKWACDQPTEDADFAKKIIFSDEAHFDLGGYVNKQNCRI